The following coding sequences lie in one Primulina huaijiensis isolate GDHJ02 chromosome 2, ASM1229523v2, whole genome shotgun sequence genomic window:
- the LOC140956658 gene encoding uncharacterized protein, whose amino-acid sequence MIDAVACGNLLRKTAEEGKIDSLNVNGTTMHLQEILCDKCGGEHYVKDGQDSDPFYVHEEAPVNQVGIQNCPRNDPYSNTYNPGWREHPNFSWGWQSSQNRPQVGQQYGKQPMYRPEPREEKSSLDQMMSKFILSTETRLQNQDASIKGLENQIGQLAKMITSRDPRTLLSNTETNPKEQVKAITLRSGKVLEKKEKEKEDQGEEAADTSIALKKAKLDAQFSKFLEVFKKLHINISFADSLMQIPSYAKFLIDILANKRKKLRLGKPKPTRMSLQLATGSVKFPRGVIEDVLVKVGKFIFPGDFVVLDMEEDRETPLILGRPFLATGNAVIDVQEGKSRLRVGVEEITFNDAMTDPLEATLTTEVKKDELDEEKSERVAYFNANHLWKKPERMKLDDLGHRRDLIPQKSSIEEPLTRELNLLPPHLKYVYLERTKLVLDMRITPREIKEGEPVLLYNSKLRLFPDKLKSRWTGPYMIIKPFPSRAIILRDGKNEPFTVNAQRLKH is encoded by the exons ATGATAGATGCTGTGGCCTGTGGGAATCTGTTGAGGAAAACGGCCGAAGAAGG GAAAATAGACAGCTTGAATGTAAACGGGACAACAATGCACCTGCAAGAGATATTATGTGATAAATGCGGAGGAGAACACTATGTTAAGGATGGTCAAGACAGTGATCCTTTCTATGTGCATGAGGAGGCACCAGTAAATCAAGTGGGGATTCAAAACTGTCCTAGAAATGATCCATATTCGAACACATATAATCCTGGCTGGAGGGAACACcccaacttctcatggggtTGGCAAAGCAGTCAGAATCGACCCCAAGTAGGACAACAGTATGGTAAGCAACCGATGTATCGACCTGAGCCTAGAGAGGAGAAGTCTAGTTTGGATCAAATGATGTCTAAGTTCATCTTATCCACCGAGACTAGACTACAGAACCAGGATGCATCGATAAAGGGTTTGGAGAATCAGATAGGTCAGTTAGCTAAAATGATTACTAGCAGAGATCCGAGAACCTTGCTAAGCAACACGGAGACTAACCCGAAAGAGCAAGTGAAAGCCATAACATTGAGGAGTGGAAAAGTGcttgaaaaaaaagagaaagaaaaagaggatCAAGGAGAGGAAGCGGCTGACACGTCCATAG CATTGAAAAAAGCGAAATTGGATGCGCAATTCAGTAAGTTCTTagaagtattcaagaaattgcacATTAATATTTCCTTTGCTGATTCTTTGATGCAAATACCGAGCTATGCTAAATTTCTGATAGACATCTTAGCTAATAAGAGGAA GAAACTTAGATTGGGAAAGCCTAAGCCGACAAGGATGTCCTTGCAACTAGCTACTGGATCCGTCAAATTTCCACGAGGAGTaatagaagatgtgttggtgaAAGTGGGAAAGTTTATATTTCCTGGTGATTTTGTGGTACTTGACATGGAAGAGGATAGGGAGACGCCTTTGATTTTAGGGAGACCGTTCCTTGCAACTGGAAATGCCGTGATTGATGTGCAAGAAGGGAAGTCGAGATTGAGAGTGGGAGTGGAGGAAATCACTTTTAAT GATGCTATGACAGATCCATTGGAAGCCACTCTCACCACTGAAGTGAAGAAAGATGAACTGGATGAAGAAAAATCTGAAAGAGTGGCATACTTTAATGCGAACCATCTATGGAAGAAGCCCGAAAGGATGAAATTGGATGATTTGGGACATCGAAGAGACTTGATCCCTCAGAAGTCAAGCATTGAGGAACCGCTGACACGTGAACTCAACTTACTGCCTCCACACCTGAAGTACGTGTACTTAGAGCGTACAAAGCTAGTACTTGACATGCGCATTACACCGAGGGAAATTAAAGAAGGCGAACCGGTGCTCTTGTACAACTCCAAGTTGCGCTTATTTCCTGACAAGCTCAAGTCAAGGTGGACTGGCCCTTACATGATTATCAAACCGTTCCCCTCGAGAGCAATAATTTTGCGAGATGGGAAAAATGAGCCGTTCACAGTCAATGCTCAACGACTAAAGCATTAA
- the LOC140956667 gene encoding uncharacterized protein, with translation MKRDILCFVSECLTYHQVKDEHQRPAEKLRPLPISEWKWENIIMDFVTGIPRTTGGYDVIWGCWEPKLPLVEFTYNNSYQKSIGMAPHEAFYGRKYRSPVYWDDVGEREELGPDIVSQTAELVVNIRNKMKTTQSRQKSYAD, from the exons ATGAAACGGGATATCCTGTGTTTcgtctccgagtgtttgacatatCACCAGGTCAAGGacgagcatcagagacctgcagaGAAGTTGAGACCACTCCCTATCTCcgaatggaaatgggagaacattatcatggactttgtgacaggGATTCCGAGGACGACTGGAGGATATGATGTTatttgg ggtTGCTGGGAGCCGAAACTACCTCTCGTggagttcacgtacaacaacagttatcagaaATCGATCGGTATGGCTCCACATGAGGCATTTTACGGGAGGAAGTATAGGTCACCAGTTTATTGGGATGATGTAGGAGAGAGGGAAGAGTTGGGACCGGATATTGTCAGTCAGACTGCAGAGTTAGTGGTCAATATCCGAAATAAGATGAAGACCACTCAGagccgacagaagagttatgcagactaG
- the LOC140967056 gene encoding uncharacterized protein isoform X1: MEVYNIPDHGLADTFMIQGTESNPQSSGQLEQFEAMYGDGAPEFIVDEGLYYPTASSYGFLCTGFESTGDFEDGMFFGLDGQDIQYTGRANESLPFAYYTSSYVYEQSPYNPYNPYIPGAIIGMDGSYVTPQQYYSLSSYETPVSAPAYAPVVIQPRHGIMSNGITDSYAYNTASVNQVDGHSVKYNLFSSNSNSSQLLPGGSSTRRNSLVKLSEGSRSIDGPSTQPLSGIDAASFSGHGSSQICRARDVRETEYGSGVKVSSGSSQLKFSLPSANGLSGFESREPAQPSVPKVRPKLLNGRVLDDAKGSSNTLGEQNHGPRTNKLKSQLVVKAYTTRAGNSDANGNITIYMDQYNKDGFCIDDYENAKFFVIKSYSEDDVHKSMKYNVWSSTPNGNKKLNSAYEDTRRIAAGDSRGCPVFLFFSVNASGQFCGVAEMTGLVDFLKDMDFWQQDKWSGSFPVKWHIIKDVPNPNFRHIILENNENKSVTNSRDTQEICYQKGLEMLKIFNYYASRTSLLDDFMYYENRQRILQEERARLLTRSYQNPYIIPLVDAPRKFHPVHDFPFVGDEHTSKQEPKLLAAGKNKDPADGDPNYSEPQLAMLRAVAEASKVNSSTKFNRNGQVSADDGVRDLGNGLKIGSLTIDSKQRESDSSSPAFAAAVSDNVVTIGSMPVKVNGTDFSEILTFGTIPLVPKALPHG; this comes from the exons ATGGAAGTGTACAATATTCCTGATCATGGACTTGCTGATACTTTTATG ATTCAAGGTACTGAATCAAACCCACAGTCAAGCGGGCAACTTGAACAATTTGAGGCCATGTATGGTGATGGTGCTCCAGAATTCATTGTTGACGAGGGCTTGTATTATCCTACTGCCAGTAGCTATGGCTTTCTCTGTACAG GATTTGAATCCACCGGTGACTTTGAGGATGGTATGTTTTTTGGTTTGGATGGTCAAGATATTCAGTACACT GGCAGGGCAAATGAAAGCTTGCCATTTGCCTATTATACTTCTAGCTATGTATATGAACAGTCTCCTTATAACCCTTATAATCCCTATATCCCTGGTGCTATAATAGGAATGGACGGCTCCTATGTAACGCCCCAACAGTATTACAGCCTTTCCTCTTATGAGACTCCTGTTTCTGCACCTGCATACGCGCCTGTGGTTATTCAACCTAGACATGGTATAATGTCAAATGGGATAACAGACTCCTATGCTTATAATACTGCATCTGTCAATCAAGTTGATGGCCATTCTGTTAAGTATaatttgttttcaagtaattcaAATTCTTCACAACTGTTGCCGGGGGGCAGTTCTACCAGAAGAAATTCCCTTGTAAAGTTATCTGAGGGAAGTAGATCAATAGATGGACCTAGCACACAGCCTTTGTCTGGCATTGATGCTGCTAGTTTTTCTGGTCATGgatcatctcaaatttgtcGG GCTAGAGATGTGCGAGAAACAGAATATGGTTCAGGTGTGAAGGTGTCATCTGGTAGTAGCCAATTAAAGTTTTCTTTACCTTCTGCAAATGGATTGTCAGGTTTTGAATCACGTGAACCTGCACAGCCTTCTGTGCCTAAAGTCAGACCTAAGTTACTCAACGGTAGAGTTCTAGATGATGCTAAAGGCAGCTCTAATACACTGGGTGAACAAAATCATGGCCCAAGGACCAACAAATTGAAAAGTCAGTTGGTTGTTAAAGCGTACACAACAAGGGCTGGAAATTCTGATGCAAATGGAAACATCACTATCTATATGGATCAGTATAACAAAGATGGTTTTTGTattgatgattatgaaaatgCAAAGTTCTTTGTCATCAAATCTTACAGTGAGGATGACGTGCATAAAAGTATGAAGTATAATGTGTGGTCATCTACACCTAATGGAAACAAGAAGCTTAATAGTGCATATGAAGATACCCGGAGAATAGCTGCAGGAGATTCAAGAGGCTGCCCTGTCTTCCTCTTTTTTTCT GTTAATGCCAGTGGCCAATTCTGTGGTGTCGCCGAGATGACAGGCCTGGTTGATTTCTTGAAAGACATGGATTTCTGGCAGCAAGATAAATGGAGTGGCAGCTTTCCTGTGAAGTGGCACATCATAAAGGATGTGCCAAACCCCAATTTCAGGCACATCATTCTAGAGAATAATGAGAACAAGTCGGTGACTAACAGCAGGGACACCCAAGAG ATTTGCTACCAAAAAGGTTTGGAGatgctaaaaatatttaacTACTATGCATCGAGGACTTCCCTGCTTGATGACTTCATGTATTACGAAAATAGACAGCGGATCTTACAGGAAGAGAGAGCCAGGCTGCTGACCAGGAGTTACCAAAATCCATATATCATTCCCTTGGTGGACGCCCCTCGCAAGTTTCATCCTGTACATGATTTCCCTTTTGTTGGTGATGAGCATACTTCCAAGCAAGAACCCAAACTCTTGGCTGCGGGCAAAAACAAAGATCCAGCAGATGGGGATCCAAATTACTCAGAGCCCCAGTTAGCAATGCTGAGGGCAGTAGCTGAAGCTAGTAAGGTCAATAGCTCAACAAAGTTTAACAGGAATGGCCAAGTTTCAGCAGATGATGGAGTACGAGACTTGGGCAATGGGTTGAAAATTGGATCATTGACTATAGATTCGAAGCAGCGTGAGTCTGATTCCTCATCTCCCGCTTTTGCAGCAGCTGTAAGTGATAATGTTGTTACAATTGGGTCGATGCCAGTCAAAGTTAATGGCACTGACTTTTCTGAAATCTTGACATTTGGAACAATTCCACTTGTTCCTAAAGCTCTTCCGCATGGCTAA
- the LOC140967056 gene encoding uncharacterized protein isoform X2 — MYGDGAPEFIVDEGLYYPTASSYGFLCTGFESTGDFEDGMFFGLDGQDIQYTGRANESLPFAYYTSSYVYEQSPYNPYNPYIPGAIIGMDGSYVTPQQYYSLSSYETPVSAPAYAPVVIQPRHGIMSNGITDSYAYNTASVNQVDGHSVKYNLFSSNSNSSQLLPGGSSTRRNSLVKLSEGSRSIDGPSTQPLSGIDAASFSGHGSSQICRARDVRETEYGSGVKVSSGSSQLKFSLPSANGLSGFESREPAQPSVPKVRPKLLNGRVLDDAKGSSNTLGEQNHGPRTNKLKSQLVVKAYTTRAGNSDANGNITIYMDQYNKDGFCIDDYENAKFFVIKSYSEDDVHKSMKYNVWSSTPNGNKKLNSAYEDTRRIAAGDSRGCPVFLFFSVNASGQFCGVAEMTGLVDFLKDMDFWQQDKWSGSFPVKWHIIKDVPNPNFRHIILENNENKSVTNSRDTQEICYQKGLEMLKIFNYYASRTSLLDDFMYYENRQRILQEERARLLTRSYQNPYIIPLVDAPRKFHPVHDFPFVGDEHTSKQEPKLLAAGKNKDPADGDPNYSEPQLAMLRAVAEASKVNSSTKFNRNGQVSADDGVRDLGNGLKIGSLTIDSKQRESDSSSPAFAAAVSDNVVTIGSMPVKVNGTDFSEILTFGTIPLVPKALPHG, encoded by the exons ATGTATGGTGATGGTGCTCCAGAATTCATTGTTGACGAGGGCTTGTATTATCCTACTGCCAGTAGCTATGGCTTTCTCTGTACAG GATTTGAATCCACCGGTGACTTTGAGGATGGTATGTTTTTTGGTTTGGATGGTCAAGATATTCAGTACACT GGCAGGGCAAATGAAAGCTTGCCATTTGCCTATTATACTTCTAGCTATGTATATGAACAGTCTCCTTATAACCCTTATAATCCCTATATCCCTGGTGCTATAATAGGAATGGACGGCTCCTATGTAACGCCCCAACAGTATTACAGCCTTTCCTCTTATGAGACTCCTGTTTCTGCACCTGCATACGCGCCTGTGGTTATTCAACCTAGACATGGTATAATGTCAAATGGGATAACAGACTCCTATGCTTATAATACTGCATCTGTCAATCAAGTTGATGGCCATTCTGTTAAGTATaatttgttttcaagtaattcaAATTCTTCACAACTGTTGCCGGGGGGCAGTTCTACCAGAAGAAATTCCCTTGTAAAGTTATCTGAGGGAAGTAGATCAATAGATGGACCTAGCACACAGCCTTTGTCTGGCATTGATGCTGCTAGTTTTTCTGGTCATGgatcatctcaaatttgtcGG GCTAGAGATGTGCGAGAAACAGAATATGGTTCAGGTGTGAAGGTGTCATCTGGTAGTAGCCAATTAAAGTTTTCTTTACCTTCTGCAAATGGATTGTCAGGTTTTGAATCACGTGAACCTGCACAGCCTTCTGTGCCTAAAGTCAGACCTAAGTTACTCAACGGTAGAGTTCTAGATGATGCTAAAGGCAGCTCTAATACACTGGGTGAACAAAATCATGGCCCAAGGACCAACAAATTGAAAAGTCAGTTGGTTGTTAAAGCGTACACAACAAGGGCTGGAAATTCTGATGCAAATGGAAACATCACTATCTATATGGATCAGTATAACAAAGATGGTTTTTGTattgatgattatgaaaatgCAAAGTTCTTTGTCATCAAATCTTACAGTGAGGATGACGTGCATAAAAGTATGAAGTATAATGTGTGGTCATCTACACCTAATGGAAACAAGAAGCTTAATAGTGCATATGAAGATACCCGGAGAATAGCTGCAGGAGATTCAAGAGGCTGCCCTGTCTTCCTCTTTTTTTCT GTTAATGCCAGTGGCCAATTCTGTGGTGTCGCCGAGATGACAGGCCTGGTTGATTTCTTGAAAGACATGGATTTCTGGCAGCAAGATAAATGGAGTGGCAGCTTTCCTGTGAAGTGGCACATCATAAAGGATGTGCCAAACCCCAATTTCAGGCACATCATTCTAGAGAATAATGAGAACAAGTCGGTGACTAACAGCAGGGACACCCAAGAG ATTTGCTACCAAAAAGGTTTGGAGatgctaaaaatatttaacTACTATGCATCGAGGACTTCCCTGCTTGATGACTTCATGTATTACGAAAATAGACAGCGGATCTTACAGGAAGAGAGAGCCAGGCTGCTGACCAGGAGTTACCAAAATCCATATATCATTCCCTTGGTGGACGCCCCTCGCAAGTTTCATCCTGTACATGATTTCCCTTTTGTTGGTGATGAGCATACTTCCAAGCAAGAACCCAAACTCTTGGCTGCGGGCAAAAACAAAGATCCAGCAGATGGGGATCCAAATTACTCAGAGCCCCAGTTAGCAATGCTGAGGGCAGTAGCTGAAGCTAGTAAGGTCAATAGCTCAACAAAGTTTAACAGGAATGGCCAAGTTTCAGCAGATGATGGAGTACGAGACTTGGGCAATGGGTTGAAAATTGGATCATTGACTATAGATTCGAAGCAGCGTGAGTCTGATTCCTCATCTCCCGCTTTTGCAGCAGCTGTAAGTGATAATGTTGTTACAATTGGGTCGATGCCAGTCAAAGTTAATGGCACTGACTTTTCTGAAATCTTGACATTTGGAACAATTCCACTTGTTCCTAAAGCTCTTCCGCATGGCTAA